From Haloglomus litoreum, the proteins below share one genomic window:
- a CDS encoding dolichyl-phosphate hexose transferase, with translation MGTYNEEAAIATVLEEIERVTDGRAEVVCVDGSDDRTPEIAREHGATVVEQEPQGYGVAVREALLTASRPVVVTTDCDDTYPMDALPEFLDLVNEGYDVVSGDRLYYGADAMPAFNRLGNAAFAAIASVLMGERVHDTTTGMRAYRREVIEKIEWTENTGLSAELLIRPLMRGYEVREEPITYAERAGETKLDPIQGGAEILKSIVTVSLEERFR, from the coding sequence ATGGGCACGTACAACGAGGAGGCCGCGATCGCGACCGTACTGGAGGAAATCGAGCGCGTGACCGACGGCCGCGCGGAGGTCGTCTGCGTGGACGGCTCCGACGACAGGACTCCAGAGATCGCCCGTGAGCACGGTGCGACGGTCGTCGAGCAGGAACCACAGGGGTACGGCGTGGCCGTCCGTGAGGCGCTGTTGACGGCCTCTCGCCCGGTCGTGGTGACGACGGACTGCGACGACACCTACCCGATGGACGCGCTCCCGGAGTTCCTCGACCTCGTGAACGAGGGATACGACGTCGTCTCCGGCGACCGCCTCTACTACGGGGCCGACGCGATGCCCGCGTTCAACCGCCTCGGGAACGCCGCGTTCGCCGCCATCGCCTCCGTCCTGATGGGCGAGCGCGTCCACGACACGACCACGGGGATGCGGGCGTACCGCCGCGAGGTCATCGAGAAGATCGAGTGGACCGAGAACACCGGCCTCTCCGCGGAGCTGCTCATCCGGCCGCTGATGCGGGGATACGAGGTCCGCGAGGAGCCCATCACGTACGCCGAGCGGGCCGGTGAGACGAAGCTCGACCCCATCCAGGGCGGTGCGGAGATCCTCAAGTCCATCGTGACGGTCTCGCTCGAAGAACGGTTCCGGTAG
- a CDS encoding DUF7124 domain-containing protein — protein MATGLTLAFDLAALKRLSAPAVAFEDARRWSENLGVVTDQPPYVLTKFTREHGLRNDFPPEPAPAVETLDHMRTHHDTERYVYVVADEGGASAEGWEVLPISEAAERAGWAMAPDPRSRLDSDPSVPDEDDSDWP, from the coding sequence GTGGCGACCGGACTGACGCTCGCGTTCGACCTGGCGGCCCTGAAGCGCCTCTCAGCGCCCGCTGTGGCGTTCGAGGACGCCCGGCGCTGGAGCGAGAACCTCGGCGTGGTGACCGATCAGCCGCCGTACGTGCTGACGAAGTTCACCCGCGAGCACGGGTTGCGCAACGACTTCCCCCCGGAGCCCGCGCCCGCCGTCGAGACGCTCGACCACATGCGGACCCACCACGACACCGAGCGGTACGTGTACGTGGTCGCGGACGAGGGTGGCGCGAGTGCCGAGGGGTGGGAGGTGCTCCCCATCTCGGAGGCAGCCGAACGAGCCGGGTGGGCGATGGCGCCCGACCCCAGGTCCAGGCTGGACTCCGACCCGTCGGTGCCCGACGAGGACGACTCGGACTGGCCATGA
- a CDS encoding DUF5805 domain-containing protein encodes MSTDGSETERVSVSTYIPAYQRATWAAEAESMGVSRSEYVRLMVQAGRRSFDLDGTAGNSPQDTETGQSGSPGERVTEHNPEEGHEPGSDPGGDGLEERVLAALDSDDYLGWDELVDELTGGLEDRLEETLDDLLTSGRVKHSGRHGGYTVVADE; translated from the coding sequence ATGAGCACGGACGGGTCGGAGACGGAACGCGTCTCGGTGAGCACCTACATCCCGGCCTACCAGCGCGCGACCTGGGCGGCCGAGGCCGAGTCGATGGGCGTGAGCCGTAGCGAGTACGTCCGACTGATGGTCCAGGCCGGACGCCGCAGCTTCGACCTCGACGGAACGGCCGGGAACAGCCCTCAGGACACCGAAACCGGGCAAAGCGGCTCGCCGGGCGAAAGGGTTACCGAACACAACCCCGAGGAAGGCCATGAACCGGGGTCCGACCCTGGGGGTGACGGCCTCGAAGAGCGTGTCCTCGCAGCCCTCGATTCCGACGACTACCTGGGGTGGGACGAGCTGGTCGACGAACTGACCGGTGGCCTGGAGGACCGCCTGGAGGAGACGCTCGACGACCTCCTGACCTCGGGGCGCGTGAAACACAGCGGTCGCCACGGCGGGTACACGGTGGTCGCGGATGAGTGA
- a CDS encoding tyrosine-type recombinase/integrase codes for MSEARTGETGAVDDPVAYFLEDLTYHGKTERTRDAYERVLRSAERFMDGRGTTLAEATRRDCMAWVHRLRGEYADSTVASYASYLHRFYGYMVEVGTFDRNPMALVTDEMDETIDTDPARREIDLRRMRAFVAGLEHPLEQAVVVTLLKTGMRVGELCNLDLRDCSLTDEEVRAAFDVPPRGGLDGRPDSIYVPSEPSRGEPYNGEERTASNKRKRATVVPVDAELEAALKRWLAVRPDARSPAEPLFCSTKDEWGARLTPKMVRSFVTDHAREAGWYRSGGGAEENVTPHYFRHFFTTHLRDRTGDRGVVKYLRGDVAQDVIDTYTHNWGDRVREVYEANIYSLTA; via the coding sequence ATGAGTGAGGCCCGAACCGGCGAGACCGGCGCCGTCGACGACCCGGTCGCCTACTTCCTGGAGGACCTGACCTACCACGGCAAGACCGAGCGGACCCGGGACGCGTACGAGCGGGTGCTTCGCTCCGCGGAGCGGTTCATGGACGGGCGCGGGACCACGCTCGCCGAGGCGACGCGCCGTGACTGCATGGCCTGGGTCCACCGCCTGCGCGGGGAGTACGCCGACAGCACGGTCGCCTCGTACGCCTCCTACCTCCACCGGTTCTACGGGTACATGGTCGAGGTCGGGACCTTCGATCGGAACCCGATGGCCCTGGTCACCGACGAGATGGACGAGACCATCGATACGGACCCTGCACGCCGGGAGATCGACCTCCGGCGGATGCGCGCGTTCGTCGCCGGCCTCGAACACCCGCTGGAGCAGGCCGTGGTCGTCACGCTCCTGAAGACCGGGATGCGTGTCGGGGAGCTCTGTAACCTGGACCTGCGGGACTGCTCGCTGACCGACGAGGAGGTCCGCGCGGCGTTCGACGTGCCGCCGCGTGGCGGTCTCGACGGCCGCCCGGACTCGATCTACGTCCCCAGCGAACCCTCGCGCGGCGAACCCTACAACGGGGAGGAGCGGACCGCCTCGAACAAGCGCAAACGGGCCACGGTGGTCCCCGTCGACGCCGAACTCGAAGCGGCGCTGAAGCGGTGGCTCGCCGTCCGTCCCGACGCGCGGTCACCCGCAGAGCCGCTGTTCTGCAGCACGAAGGACGAGTGGGGGGCCCGCCTCACTCCGAAGATGGTCAGGTCGTTCGTCACCGACCACGCCCGCGAGGCCGGCTGGTACCGCTCCGGCGGCGGCGCCGAGGAGAACGTCACGCCCCATTACTTCCGCCACTTCTTCACGACCCACCTTCGGGACCGAACCGGGGACAGGGGCGTCGTCAAGTACCTCCGCGGCGACGTGGCCCAGGACGTCATCGACACCTACACGCACAACTGGGGCGACCGCGTCCGCGAGGTCTACGAGGCGAACATCTACTCGCTCACGGCCTGA
- a CDS encoding GNAT family N-acetyltransferase, translated as MPGAVFLADESGDLTLRTIEESDVPQLTEWANDPELRRATGEQATPSSESFERSYWLGRGDDPDCASLLVCSGDEAVGLVELDGIDGTNGVAELGVLLDREVRGSGLADRGMSLLLTHAFEELRLHRITGEVYADNDRSRRLLERLGFTHEGTRREDAFSGGSYRDTAVYGLLATEWSTDGPD; from the coding sequence ATGCCAGGCGCAGTGTTCCTCGCGGACGAGAGTGGCGACCTGACGCTCCGGACGATCGAGGAGTCGGACGTCCCGCAGTTGACCGAATGGGCCAACGACCCGGAACTCCGGCGCGCGACGGGCGAGCAGGCCACCCCCTCATCCGAGTCGTTCGAGCGGTCCTACTGGCTCGGCCGGGGCGACGACCCCGACTGCGCCTCGCTGCTCGTCTGCTCCGGAGACGAGGCTGTCGGGCTCGTGGAACTCGATGGCATCGACGGCACGAACGGTGTCGCGGAACTGGGGGTCCTGCTCGACCGGGAGGTGCGGGGGTCGGGCCTGGCCGACCGGGGGATGTCCCTCCTCCTGACCCACGCGTTCGAGGAGCTCCGACTGCACCGCATCACCGGGGAGGTCTACGCGGACAACGACCGATCACGCCGGCTCCTCGAGCGCCTCGGCTTCACGCACGAGGGGACGCGCCGCGAGGACGCGTTCTCCGGTGGTTCGTACCGGGATACGGCGGTGTACGGCCTCCTGGCAACGGAGTGGTCCACCGACGGGCCGGACTGA
- a CDS encoding helix-turn-helix domain-containing protein: MRFVELVVNPDEGWSRFGRVVADDPGVTREAIHQLELMADGSVVMLYELSGDHDRITELLDEHFDADASEISEIAGNVLVYAHHDPSPTVDGLLRIPRELGIVVDTPLEFTRDGGIRLTLVGEEADIRQAIAAVPESVAHTVERTGNYQPDQTRLFAELTDRQQEILLTALEMGYYEQPRRATYEDLATELDCTKTTVGEHLRKAEEKVLTGIAPD, translated from the coding sequence ATGCGGTTCGTCGAACTGGTCGTCAACCCGGACGAGGGGTGGTCGCGGTTCGGTCGCGTGGTGGCCGACGACCCCGGGGTCACCCGGGAGGCCATCCACCAGCTCGAGTTGATGGCGGACGGTAGTGTCGTCATGCTCTACGAGCTCTCGGGCGACCACGACCGCATCACCGAGCTCCTCGACGAACACTTCGATGCGGACGCCTCCGAGATCTCCGAGATCGCCGGGAACGTCCTCGTCTACGCCCATCACGACCCCAGCCCGACGGTCGACGGCCTGTTGCGCATCCCACGGGAGCTTGGTATCGTCGTGGACACGCCGCTGGAGTTCACCCGCGACGGCGGCATCAGGCTCACGCTCGTCGGGGAGGAGGCCGACATCCGACAGGCCATCGCCGCCGTCCCGGAGTCGGTGGCCCACACCGTCGAGCGGACCGGGAACTACCAGCCCGACCAGACGCGGCTGTTCGCCGAACTGACGGACCGACAGCAGGAGATCCTCCTCACCGCCCTGGAGATGGGCTACTACGAACAGCCACGTCGGGCGACCTACGAGGACCTGGCCACGGAACTCGACTGTACGAAGACGACGGTCGGCGAGCACCTGCGGAAGGCGGAGGAGAAGGTCCTCACGGGCATCGCACCGGACTGA
- a CDS encoding MBL fold metallo-hydrolase → MCAHELGTSDWGDWLPREVADTEPEGVDIWYLGCNGFVLKAADGTTVLVDPYCGVGDPPRLVRMVPVPFDPGAFAEIVDPDAVLATHEHSDHVHGPTQRPLVAGGAEYLAPDDSLAVVEEEGWTDAEGVSDDDFREVAERDTVDIGSLTVHVEYADDPDATHPVSYVFEHEAGTFFHGGDARPSEEFARVGRQHDLDLGALAFGSSGRLLDRMAGGHVYKRWYSSPNEVAEAADQLALDRLLPSHWDIWKGLTADPRSVRDHTRSFSHPRTVEVVEIGDSVSL, encoded by the coding sequence ATGTGCGCGCATGAACTCGGCACCTCGGACTGGGGCGACTGGCTGCCGCGCGAGGTGGCCGATACCGAGCCGGAGGGCGTCGATATCTGGTACCTGGGCTGCAACGGCTTCGTACTGAAGGCCGCCGACGGGACGACGGTCCTCGTCGACCCGTACTGCGGGGTCGGCGACCCGCCGCGGCTCGTCAGGATGGTCCCGGTGCCGTTCGACCCCGGCGCGTTCGCCGAGATCGTCGACCCGGACGCCGTCCTCGCGACCCACGAGCACTCCGACCACGTCCACGGCCCGACGCAGCGACCGCTCGTGGCCGGCGGGGCGGAGTACCTCGCACCGGACGACTCGCTGGCCGTGGTCGAGGAGGAGGGATGGACGGACGCGGAGGGCGTGTCCGACGACGACTTCCGCGAGGTGGCCGAGCGCGATACCGTCGATATCGGCTCGCTGACGGTCCACGTGGAGTACGCCGACGACCCGGACGCGACGCACCCGGTCTCGTACGTGTTCGAGCACGAGGCGGGGACGTTCTTCCACGGCGGCGACGCCCGACCGAGCGAGGAGTTCGCACGGGTCGGCCGGCAGCACGACCTCGACCTGGGGGCGCTCGCCTTCGGCTCGTCGGGGCGCCTGCTCGACCGGATGGCCGGCGGGCACGTCTACAAGCGGTGGTACTCCTCGCCCAACGAGGTGGCCGAGGCCGCCGACCAGCTCGCGCTGGACCGGCTGCTCCCCTCGCACTGGGACATCTGGAAGGGGCTTACGGCCGACCCCCGGAGCGTCCGCGACCACACGCGGTCGTTCAGTCACCCCCGGACCGTCGAGGTCGTCGAGATCGGCGACAGCGTCTCGCTCTGA
- a CDS encoding DUF2071 domain-containing protein has protein sequence MSLLPSLRGVIDRRILVNFRLDPEPLADLLPDGFEPRTVDGVAIGGICCIRLTSMRPAGFPAVCGLASENAAHRIGVAYETDRGRESGVYVPRRDTDSRLNRFVGRRTVGRQSLAEFDVAEGDGRYELSMRSLESDVSMHVSATEAETLPDDSVFESVAEASAYHRCGAVGYCPTPDGEELAGVELDTDEWGVTPLAVESVGASLFETSLPDDAVAFDNALLMEDIGHAWRPRATRPASA, from the coding sequence ATGAGCCTCCTCCCGTCCCTCCGCGGGGTCATCGACCGCCGCATCCTGGTCAACTTCAGGCTGGACCCGGAGCCGCTGGCCGACCTGCTGCCGGACGGCTTCGAGCCACGGACGGTCGACGGCGTCGCCATCGGCGGCATCTGCTGCATCCGGCTCACGTCGATGCGACCGGCTGGATTCCCGGCGGTCTGTGGTCTCGCCTCGGAGAACGCCGCCCACCGTATCGGTGTGGCGTACGAGACCGACCGGGGACGCGAATCGGGTGTGTACGTCCCCCGACGGGACACGGACTCGCGGCTGAACCGGTTCGTCGGGCGCCGGACCGTCGGGCGGCAGTCCCTCGCCGAGTTCGACGTCGCGGAGGGTGACGGGCGGTACGAGCTGTCGATGCGGAGCCTCGAGAGCGACGTATCGATGCACGTCTCGGCGACCGAGGCCGAAACGCTCCCCGACGACAGCGTGTTCGAGTCCGTCGCCGAGGCCTCGGCCTATCATCGCTGTGGTGCGGTCGGCTACTGCCCCACGCCGGACGGCGAGGAACTCGCGGGCGTCGAACTGGACACGGACGAGTGGGGGGTCACCCCGCTCGCCGTCGAGTCGGTGGGTGCCAGTCTCTTCGAGACCAGCCTGCCCGACGACGCGGTGGCGTTCGACAACGCCCTCCTGATGGAGGATATCGGTCACGCGTGGCGGCCGCGTGCCACGAGACCGGCCTCGGCCTGA
- a CDS encoding IS6 family transposase, with amino-acid sequence MLADLLENDYNGDLDEYWERERTATPVRAFAVRLHATGCSLRETEAILASLGVERSHQAIFQWVHRLTDSSPDPPTASPSRVAVDETAVRINGDLCWVYAAIDLDTKLILDAQIFKRHGTDPAAAFLHRLRENHDCANTTFLTDSFGYRTALNRLGLSGRVDYTDRNLIEKWFHTLKQRIDRFHHSWVGSRRSVRRWISHYVQYYNEQRPHQSLDGRTPAEEVLN; translated from the coding sequence ATGCTCGCAGACCTGCTCGAGAACGATTACAACGGCGACTTAGATGAATATTGGGAGCGTGAGCGGACGGCGACGCCCGTCAGGGCGTTCGCCGTCCGGCTTCACGCGACCGGTTGTTCACTCAGAGAAACAGAAGCGATTCTTGCGTCTCTCGGTGTGGAGCGTTCGCATCAGGCGATCTTTCAGTGGGTACATCGGCTGACTGACAGCAGTCCAGACCCGCCGACGGCTTCGCCGTCGCGGGTCGCGGTTGACGAGACTGCTGTCCGGATCAATGGCGACCTGTGTTGGGTGTACGCTGCAATCGACCTTGATACAAAGCTGATTCTGGATGCCCAGATTTTCAAGCGTCACGGCACCGATCCAGCGGCTGCGTTCCTCCACCGACTCCGTGAAAATCACGACTGCGCGAATACCACGTTTTTGACTGACTCGTTCGGCTATCGGACTGCCCTCAATCGATTAGGGCTGAGCGGTCGGGTGGACTACACCGACCGAAACCTCATCGAAAAGTGGTTTCACACCCTCAAGCAGCGCATCGACCGCTTCCATCACTCGTGGGTCGGCAGTCGGCGGAGCGTCCGCCGTTGGATTTCTCACTACGTGCAATACTACAACGAACAACGACCGCACCAATCGCTCGACGGACGAACGCCAGCTGAGGAGGTGCTAAACTAG
- a CDS encoding DUF5518 domain-containing protein, translating into MTDESQKHSTTDAIGTTAPPNESAETARAPNTLLNALIGGLAGIVLSFIPFSTVLGGGIAGYLEGGDSTAGAKVGALAGIVAFVPFIFIIGIALLFIPVVSMSGVGVQLGLWVSVLFIVLLAAVYTVGLSALGGVLGVYVKEEV; encoded by the coding sequence ATGACAGACGAGTCTCAGAAACACTCGACAACCGACGCGATAGGAACTACGGCCCCTCCGAACGAGTCAGCCGAGACCGCCCGTGCGCCAAACACCCTGCTGAACGCCTTGATCGGTGGTCTTGCTGGAATCGTACTCTCGTTCATCCCATTTTCGACGGTTCTCGGCGGCGGAATCGCCGGATACTTGGAAGGTGGTGATTCCACCGCCGGTGCAAAAGTTGGAGCCCTCGCCGGCATCGTTGCTTTCGTCCCGTTTATTTTTATTATTGGCATCGCACTGTTATTCATCCCCGTGGTTTCGATGTCCGGTGTCGGTGTTCAACTCGGGCTGTGGGTCAGCGTACTCTTCATTGTGTTATTGGCCGCAGTATACACTGTCGGACTCAGTGCTCTCGGTGGCGTTCTCGGTGTCTACGTGAAAGAAGAGGTCTAA
- a CDS encoding DUF6326 family protein, protein MSSSNTTKGGLEDIDVNVKLKLAALWTSFMFLYVYVDIFGFYKPGTIEDILIGKVFTFDITPTWALVALVFVSIPGLMIFLSLALPAKMNRWTNIVVAILYIPFTLFNIVGESWAHMYYGATVEVVLLALVLWYAWKWPKTTGNST, encoded by the coding sequence ATGAGTTCTTCTAATACAACCAAAGGGGGGTTGGAAGACATCGATGTAAACGTGAAGCTGAAGCTAGCAGCATTGTGGACATCATTTATGTTTTTATATGTATATGTGGATATTTTTGGGTTTTACAAGCCAGGGACTATTGAGGATATACTAATTGGAAAAGTGTTCACATTTGACATTACGCCAACATGGGCGTTGGTTGCACTAGTATTTGTGTCAATTCCGGGTTTGATGATTTTCCTGTCTCTGGCATTGCCGGCAAAAATGAATCGCTGGACGAATATCGTCGTGGCAATACTCTATATTCCTTTTACTTTATTCAATATAGTGGGTGAATCTTGGGCTCATATGTATTATGGTGCTACTGTAGAAGTTGTTCTTCTTGCACTAGTTCTCTGGTATGCCTGGAAATGGCCAAAGACTACGGGGAATTCTACATGA
- a CDS encoding ABC transporter permease — translation MSWQAVARKDFRDAIRWRPFRAISVFFVLLALVVASAYGLFSEAFGVGAASPRGLVFVLADIISMFVSLTAIFICFKAIAGERQSGSIKLLLSLPHTRGEVMLGKIVGRTGVLAIPILGSLLAGIVLGSALLGDIAPVATLVLLVVGLFFALTFVSAMIGFSAMTGSTKKAVVLTAGFDIVTELLWGVVTNTLVFVVSGFSLPPPADWPAWVYPIMLIPPTRAFTATLNAAIPDSSFAPGRMPEASTFDAVFVSPWMGLVVLVFWLLVPVAIGFRVFQRADL, via the coding sequence ATGAGTTGGCAAGCGGTCGCGCGGAAGGACTTCAGGGACGCCATCCGCTGGCGTCCTTTCCGAGCAATCTCAGTATTCTTTGTCCTGCTCGCGCTCGTAGTGGCCAGCGCGTACGGACTGTTCTCCGAAGCGTTCGGGGTTGGTGCCGCCTCGCCGCGGGGCCTGGTCTTTGTCCTCGCCGACATCATCTCTATGTTCGTTTCATTGACGGCGATCTTCATCTGTTTCAAGGCCATCGCCGGCGAGCGCCAGTCCGGCAGTATCAAATTGCTACTGTCGCTGCCGCACACGCGCGGTGAGGTCATGCTCGGTAAGATCGTCGGGCGCACTGGTGTGCTTGCGATCCCGATACTTGGTTCGCTGCTGGCGGGGATAGTGCTGGGCTCGGCGTTGCTCGGTGATATCGCCCCCGTTGCTACTCTCGTCCTGTTGGTCGTTGGCCTGTTCTTTGCCCTGACATTCGTAAGCGCCATGATCGGCTTCTCGGCGATGACCGGCTCGACGAAGAAAGCCGTGGTGCTGACCGCCGGCTTCGACATCGTCACTGAGTTGCTCTGGGGCGTCGTCACCAACACGCTTGTGTTCGTTGTGAGTGGATTCTCGTTGCCTCCGCCTGCGGACTGGCCGGCCTGGGTCTACCCAATCATGCTAATTCCGCCCACGAGAGCATTCACCGCGACGCTAAACGCGGCGATTCCGGACAGCTCGTTCGCACCCGGCAGGATGCCCGAGGCGAGTACGTTCGACGCAGTCTTTGTCTCGCCGTGGATGGGGCTGGTGGTACTCGTGTTCTGGCTGCTCGTACCCGTCGCAATCGGTTTTCGTGTCTTCCAGCGTGCGGACCTCTGA
- a CDS encoding transposase has product MVRDDPAVAESIVVHAESLCQHEDHLWDVIKQLSIPVASLTDERDQTKADFKTEEMVKAHLFMRIRGFSQNEFAEQLSTRSNLIKSVEFDVKSLDAAPSQQDLSYAWCNFSDDTQKIIEAAAEGIGQVAVEHDVISEALVPVLPDEEADEDDIQTDKEYQKQKATKLIRLARKHVLPEFETGRAAHRTYSDEAILDMFARICANKGSAHSEGEYGWLTDDDLTCDDETFLRAIRLIATPEDDDAQPTLSDYAEADAMPKIDRIRDALMESFDAATENVINSIRGDDPFEDRKTIAAIDITHEQYHVWPWEDKDAGISKPGFPRMVSGYKKDDEYLRGYKYATITLVGDNAPIILGVEPVKENSKWEPDGSPSYSKGDIVARLLDKAERFVDLDEVLLDRGFYSNAVYAEIDDRDLLYTSPVPKYEDDYTAIKNIEAHDDADAAVKHDVPFGQDGEVHHTAEFLYTPTTSDDADGNYAVFVTNRDRVEPEQIDKVCNTYDRRWDIESQFKSVKSFLPKTSSKDYRIRLCKFVLASLIYNLWRLTDYLLKVAMDEDIRLPPVITAKTFVRALGEFLRDIG; this is encoded by the coding sequence GTGGTACGTGACGATCCCGCAGTCGCTGAGTCCATCGTTGTGCACGCAGAGTCGCTCTGCCAGCACGAGGACCACCTGTGGGACGTTATTAAACAACTTTCAATACCCGTTGCCTCCCTGACTGACGAGCGTGACCAGACCAAGGCAGATTTCAAAACCGAAGAGATGGTCAAAGCACATCTCTTCATGCGGATTCGAGGGTTTTCCCAAAACGAGTTCGCTGAGCAACTCAGTACCCGCTCGAATCTGATCAAGAGTGTCGAATTTGACGTGAAGAGCCTCGATGCAGCCCCATCACAGCAGGACCTCTCGTATGCCTGGTGCAATTTCAGCGACGACACTCAGAAGATCATCGAGGCCGCTGCAGAAGGCATCGGGCAAGTTGCTGTCGAGCACGACGTTATTTCCGAGGCGCTTGTCCCGGTTCTTCCTGACGAGGAGGCGGATGAAGATGACATACAGACCGATAAAGAATACCAGAAGCAGAAGGCGACGAAGCTGATCAGGCTCGCTCGCAAGCACGTGCTCCCGGAGTTCGAGACCGGGCGAGCGGCCCACCGGACCTACTCAGATGAAGCGATACTGGATATGTTCGCGCGTATCTGCGCGAACAAGGGCAGCGCTCATTCTGAGGGCGAGTACGGCTGGCTCACCGACGATGACCTGACCTGCGATGACGAAACGTTTCTCCGTGCGATCAGGCTGATTGCCACGCCTGAAGACGACGACGCACAGCCCACACTGTCGGACTATGCTGAGGCGGATGCGATGCCGAAAATCGACCGTATCCGGGATGCTCTCATGGAGTCGTTCGACGCGGCGACGGAGAACGTCATCAATTCGATTCGCGGGGATGACCCGTTCGAGGACCGGAAAACCATCGCGGCTATTGATATCACGCACGAGCAGTACCACGTCTGGCCGTGGGAAGACAAGGACGCCGGAATTTCGAAACCCGGGTTCCCGCGCATGGTCAGTGGCTACAAGAAGGATGACGAATATTTGCGCGGCTACAAGTACGCCACGATCACGTTAGTTGGCGACAACGCCCCGATAATCCTCGGTGTTGAGCCTGTCAAGGAGAACTCGAAGTGGGAGCCGGACGGGTCGCCGTCGTACTCGAAAGGCGATATTGTTGCGCGACTTCTGGATAAAGCAGAGCGGTTCGTTGATCTCGATGAAGTGCTGTTGGACCGCGGCTTCTACAGCAACGCTGTCTATGCTGAAATCGATGATCGTGACCTGCTTTACACGTCGCCTGTCCCGAAATACGAAGACGACTACACAGCGATCAAGAACATCGAGGCCCACGATGACGCGGATGCAGCTGTGAAGCACGATGTGCCGTTCGGCCAGGACGGCGAAGTCCACCACACTGCGGAGTTTCTGTACACGCCGACCACAAGTGACGATGCGGACGGGAACTACGCTGTGTTCGTGACGAATCGAGACCGTGTCGAACCGGAACAGATCGACAAGGTCTGCAACACGTATGATCGTCGGTGGGACATCGAGAGCCAGTTCAAGTCTGTGAAAAGTTTCCTGCCGAAAACGTCGTCGAAGGACTACCGGATTCGCCTCTGCAAGTTCGTGCTCGCTTCGCTCATCTATAACCTGTGGCGGCTGACCGACTACCTGCTCAAGGTGGCGATGGACGAGGATATTCGGTTGCCGCCGGTGATTACGGCCAAGACGTTCGTGCGAGCGCTCGGTGAGTTCCTGCGAGACATCGGATAA